A window from Tenacibaculum singaporense encodes these proteins:
- the glmS gene encoding glutamine--fructose-6-phosphate transaminase (isomerizing) — protein sequence MCGITGYIGHRDAYPIVINGLKRLEYRGYDSAGIMMYDGETMHLSKTKGKVSDLEVITNKEEERKKGQIGIGHTRWATHGVPNDVNSHPHFSQSGNLVIVHNGIIENYDTIKKELTSRGYEFKSDTDTEVLINLIEEIKKSEECKLGKAVQLALTNVIGAYAIAVFDKTKPNELVVARLGSPIAIGVGKNNEEFFVASDASPFIEYTKDAIYLEDGELAIIKKDKGIKVRKIENDKEIDANIQKLQLSLEQIEKGGYDHFMLKEIYEQPKAIIDTYRGRMLANEGIIKMAGVDDNMSKFLNADRIIIVACGTSWHAGLVGEYLFEDMARIPVEVEYASEFRYRNPIITPKDVVIAISQSGETADTLAAIKLAKSKGAFVFGVCNVVGSSIARETHAGAYTHAGPEIGVASTKAFTTQITVLSLIALKLAQAKGTLSTSAVNTYLQTMQQIPAQVESLLKIDAQVKEIAAVYKDAKNCLYLGRGFNFPVALEGALKLKEISYIHAEGYPAAEMKHGPIALIDENMPVFVIATSRGHYEKVVSNIQEIKSRSGKIVAVVTEGDETVKEIADHVIEIPDTEEAFSPLLTTIPFQLLSYHIAVMLGKNVDQPRNLAKSVTVE from the coding sequence GAGGTTATGATAGTGCCGGTATCATGATGTATGATGGTGAAACAATGCATCTATCAAAAACCAAAGGAAAGGTTTCTGACTTAGAAGTAATTACAAACAAAGAAGAGGAAAGAAAAAAAGGACAAATAGGTATTGGGCACACTCGTTGGGCAACTCATGGCGTTCCTAACGATGTAAACTCTCACCCTCATTTTTCTCAATCTGGCAACCTTGTGATTGTTCACAATGGAATTATAGAAAATTATGATACCATTAAGAAAGAGTTAACCTCTAGAGGCTATGAATTTAAAAGTGACACAGATACAGAGGTTTTAATAAACCTTATTGAAGAAATTAAAAAAAGTGAGGAATGTAAATTAGGAAAAGCTGTTCAATTAGCTTTAACTAATGTAATTGGAGCTTATGCAATTGCTGTTTTTGACAAAACAAAACCTAATGAATTAGTCGTAGCTCGATTGGGTAGCCCAATTGCTATCGGAGTTGGAAAAAACAACGAAGAGTTTTTCGTAGCTTCTGATGCTTCTCCTTTTATTGAGTATACAAAAGATGCTATTTACCTTGAAGATGGTGAATTAGCTATTATAAAAAAGGACAAAGGAATTAAAGTTCGTAAAATTGAGAATGATAAAGAAATTGATGCGAACATTCAAAAACTACAATTAAGCCTTGAACAAATAGAAAAAGGTGGTTACGATCACTTTATGCTAAAAGAAATATACGAACAACCTAAAGCTATTATAGATACTTATAGAGGTAGAATGCTAGCTAATGAGGGGATTATAAAAATGGCTGGTGTTGATGATAATATGTCTAAATTCTTAAACGCTGACAGAATTATTATCGTAGCATGTGGTACTTCTTGGCATGCAGGTCTAGTTGGAGAATATCTTTTTGAAGATATGGCTCGTATTCCTGTTGAAGTAGAATATGCTTCAGAGTTTAGATATCGTAATCCAATTATAACTCCAAAAGATGTAGTAATTGCCATTTCTCAATCTGGAGAAACAGCCGATACTTTAGCTGCCATTAAGTTAGCTAAATCTAAAGGTGCTTTTGTTTTTGGAGTGTGTAATGTTGTAGGTTCTTCTATTGCAAGAGAAACACATGCTGGTGCATACACGCATGCCGGACCAGAAATTGGAGTAGCATCAACTAAAGCATTCACAACACAAATAACAGTACTTTCACTAATTGCTTTAAAACTAGCACAAGCTAAAGGAACTTTATCAACATCTGCAGTAAATACTTATTTACAAACGATGCAACAAATTCCTGCTCAGGTAGAAAGTTTATTGAAAATTGATGCCCAAGTTAAAGAAATAGCAGCCGTATATAAAGACGCTAAAAACTGTTTGTACTTAGGTAGAGGATTTAATTTCCCTGTTGCCTTAGAAGGTGCTTTAAAATTAAAAGAAATTTCTTATATCCATGCTGAGGGCTATCCTGCTGCTGAGATGAAACACGGACCAATTGCCTTAATTGATGAAAACATGCCTGTTTTTGTAATTGCAACAAGCAGAGGACATTACGAAAAGGTGGTAAGTAACATTCAAGAAATTAAATCTCGTAGTGGAAAAATAGTAGCAGTTGTTACGGAAGGGGATGAAACTGTTAAGGAAATAGCTGATCATGTAATCGAAATTCCAGATACAGAAGAAGCTTTCTCTCCTTTATTAACAACAATACCATTTCAACTACTGTCATATCATATAGCGGTAATGTTAGGTAAAAATGTTGATCAACCAAGAAATTTAGCTAAATCGGTTACTGTTGAATAA